The sequence below is a genomic window from Halococcus salsus.
CGGAACCCACTTTCCGGCCGGCCACCTCCGGCCGGTCGATGACCGAACTCCGCGCGGTGCTGTTCGACATGGACGGCGTCATCGTCGACTCCGAACGCTACTGGGCCGAGTACGAGGAGGAGCGGATCCTTCCCGCGGCGGAGGTCTCGGGGCTCGATCCCGGCGAGATCACCGGGATGAACTATAAGGAGATCGCCGAGTACCTCACCGAGAACTACGACGCGGCGGTCGGCACGGACGAACTCCAGGAGATCTACGAGGAGTGCGCCGCGGAGCTCTACACCGAACGCGCCGACCTCATGGACGGCTTTCGCGACCTCTGTGGCACGCTCCGGGACCGCGGGGTTCGGACCGCGATCGTGACCTCCTCGCCGCCCGAGTGGATCGAGATGGTCCGCGAGCGCTTCGACCTCGCGGGCTTCGACGCGACGGTCTCGGCCGAGGTGATCGACGGCCCCGGCAAACCCGAGCCCCACATCTACCGCCACGCTGCCGAGGCGGTGGGCGTCGACCCCGCCGACTGTGTCGCGGTCGAGGACTCGACCAACGGGGTCGCCTCGGCCACGGCCGCCGGGACGACCTGCATCGGCTATCGCGGCGGGAGCGACCGGACCCTCGACCTCTCGGCGGCGGACGTGGTGGTCGATGGGCCGCAGGAACTCAGAGCCGAACTGCTAGCCCGATAAGCGAGGGTTCGTGAAACAATTCAAGTCGGAGTTGATTTTCGAATAACTACGGAGCCGATTCCGAACGCTGGTGCAAACGAGAGACCGCACCGCCACCGCCCCGCGACAGCCACGAGCCTCCCCAGCCGACTGCGCTCCTCGCTCGTTCGTTCCACTCA
It includes:
- a CDS encoding HAD family hydrolase — its product is MTELRAVLFDMDGVIVDSERYWAEYEEERILPAAEVSGLDPGEITGMNYKEIAEYLTENYDAAVGTDELQEIYEECAAELYTERADLMDGFRDLCGTLRDRGVRTAIVTSSPPEWIEMVRERFDLAGFDATVSAEVIDGPGKPEPHIYRHAAEAVGVDPADCVAVEDSTNGVASATAAGTTCIGYRGGSDRTLDLSAADVVVDGPQELRAELLAR